In Hydractinia symbiolongicarpus strain clone_291-10 chromosome 15, HSymV2.1, whole genome shotgun sequence, one DNA window encodes the following:
- the LOC130629257 gene encoding DNA repair protein XRCC4-like: MVERMHKISLNDKSFYLFSNQSVDDNLSSLTITNGDELYLGELSMQDIQEMASEVDMSIEKYQALIKESFGYKSGSHDLGRFAYLLHGDGESYKFIIKQELEGGILFKLGSIVVHKQETSSGKVIEIFDHLQDQLKSLQTEVSNFKSLSKSLEADKKDMCKRLEAYTSIKNSLEQDLYTKFSLVLNEKKARIRELKTQLSRFWITYQNNTT, from the exons ATGGTAGAACGTATGCATAAGATTTCATTAAATGACAAATCATTCTACCTATTCTCGAATCAATCTGTGGACGACAATCTTTCATCTTTGACGATAACAAATGGTGATGAGTTATATCTTGGAGAGC TGTCCATGCAAGATATTCAGGAGATGGCATCTGAAGTAGATATGTCAATTGAAAAGTATCAAGCCTTGATAAAAGAAAGTTTTGGTTATAAAAGTGGCTCACATGACTTGGGTAGATTTGCATACCTGTTACATGGTGATGGTGAATCTTACAAG TTTATCATAAAGCAAGAATTAGAAGGTGGAATATTG TTTAAACTTGGCAGTATTGTAGTACACAAACAAGAGACATCATCTGGCAAGGTTATAGAAATATTTGATCACTTACAAGATCAACTGAAGTCGCTACAG ACTGAAGTGTCCAATTTTAAAAGCTTGTCAAAATCACTTGAGGCAGATAAAAAGGACATGTGCAAA AGACTAGAAGCATATACGTCAATAAAAAACAGTTTGGAACAAGACTTGTACACTAAG tTTTCGTTGGTGTTAAATGAAAAGAAGGCACGAATCAGGGAATTAAAGACGCAAC TCTCGCGATTCTGGATCACCTATCAAAACAACACAACCTG A